The Primulina eburnea isolate SZY01 chromosome 6, ASM2296580v1, whole genome shotgun sequence genome contains a region encoding:
- the LOC140835018 gene encoding small ribosomal subunit protein RACK1: MAQEQLILRGTMRSHTDWVTAIATPIDNSDMIVSSSRDKSLILWSLTKEDKNYGVPRRRLTGHGHFVQDVVLSSDGQFALSGSWDGELRLWDLQSGGTARRFVGHTKDVLSVAFSIDNRQIMSASRDKTIKLWNTLGECKYTIQDQDAHSDWVSCVRFSPNALQPMIVSGSWDRTVKIWNLANCKLRSTLTGHSGYVNTVAVSPDGSLCASGGKDGIILLWDLAEGKKLYSLDAGSVIHALCFSPNRYWLCAATESSIKIWDLESKSVVVDLKVDLKQESEMAAEETTQSVACKNKINYCTCLSWSADGSTLFSGYTDGVIRVWGIGRY, from the exons ATGGCGCAAGAGCAACTTATCCTTCGGGGCACAATGCGCTCCCACACTGACTGGGTGACCGCCATCGCCACCCCCATCGACAACTCGGACATGATCGTCTCTTCCTCCCGTGACAAATCCCTCATTCTCTGGTCCCTCACCAAGGAGGACAAAAACTATGGAGTTCCCCGCCGCCGCCTCACTGGACACGGACACTTCGTTCAGGACGTTGTCCTGTCATCCGATGGCCAGTTCGCTCTTTCCGGTTCTTGGGATGGTGAGCTCCGTCTGTGGGATCTACAGTCTGGGGGCACAGCTCGCCGTTTTGTGGGCCACACTAAAGACGTGTTGTCTGTTGCGTTCTCGATTGATAACAGGCAGATCATGTCAGCCTCCAGGGACAAGACGATTAAGCTGTGGAATACGCTTGGCGAATGCAAGTATACGATTCAGGATCAGGACGCTCATTCCGATTGGGTTTCTTGTGTGAG GTTTTCTCCAAATGCCCTGCAGCCAATGATTGTTTCAGGCTCGTGGGATCGGACAGTTAAGATTTGGAATTTGGCTAATTGTAAGCTGAGGTCTACGTTGACTGGCCATTCAGGATACGTGAACACCGTGGCAGTCTCTCCTGATGGGAGTTTGTGCGCTAGTGGTGGGAAAGATGGGATTATTTTACTTTGGGATTTGGCTGAGGGAAAGAAGCTTTATTCTTTGGATGCTGGTTCAGTTATTCATGCTCTGTGCTTCAGCCCAAATAGGTATTGGCTCTGTGCTGCCACAGAGTCTAGTATCAAGATTTGGGATTTGGAAAGCAAGAGCGTTGTGGTAGATCTTAAGGTTGATTTGAAGCAAGAGAGCGAGATGGCTGCTGAGGAAACAACTCAGTCTGTTGCATGTAAAAACAAG ATCAATTACTGCACCTGTCTTAGCTGGAGTGCTGATGGAAGCACCCTTTTCAGTGGTTACACAGACGGTGTTATTCGAGTTTGGGGCATTGGTCGCTACTAG
- the LOC140835020 gene encoding cyclin-dependent kinase D-3-like, with protein MAEVEQLLSKKVADRYLKREVLGEGTYGVVFKAIDTKTGQTVAIKKIRLGKQKEGVNFTALREIKLLKELKDENVIELIDTFPHKGNLHLVFEFMETDLEAVIRDRNIVLSPADIKSYIQMTLKGLTFCHKKWVLHRDMKPNNLLIGSRGQLKLADFGLARVFGSPDRRFTHQVFARWYRAPELLFGSKQYGPGVDVWAAACIFAELLLRRPFLQGNSDIDQLGKIFAAFGTPKPSQWQDLVYLPDYVEYQYVPGQPLRTLFPMASDDALDLLSKMFTYDPKSRISAQHALEHRYFSSIPPPTEPALLPRPPPKRESVNAKVSDFNAQEGPTVLSPPRKVRRVMPHREGFDLNAHHVDKMDVRGNEIRPTTGERSGQAPTSLDFSVFGMRPPNRPTINSSDRSHLKRKLDLEFQIPEED; from the exons ATGGCAGAAGTGGAGCAATTACTGAGCAAGAAAGTAGCCGATCGTTACCTGAAGCGGGAGGTCCTCGGTGAAGGTACATACGGTGTCGTTTTCAAGGCCATCGATACCAAG ACTGGACAAACAGTTGCTATTAAGAAGATTCGGCTGGGGAAGCAGAAAGAGGGGGTGAATTTCACAGCATTAAGAGAAATTAAATTGCTCAAGGAGCTTAAGGATGAAAATGTTATCGAGTTAATTGATACCTTCCCACATAAAGGGAACTTGCACCTTGTGTTTGAGTTCATGGAGACAGATTTAGAAGCCGTTATCCGGGATAGAAATATAGTTCTGTCCCCAGCTGATATAAAGTCATACATTCAGATGACCTTGAAGGGACTTACATTTTGCCACAAGAAATGGGTCCTGCATAG GGATATGAAACCAAACAATTTGCTAATAGGATCCCGTGGGCAGCTTAAACTTGCCGATTTTGGTCTAGCTCGTGTATTTGGGAGCCCTGATCGGAGGTTCACTCATCAG GTTTTTGCTAGATGGTACAGAGCACCTGAGCTGTTGTTTGGTTCTAAGCAATACGGTCCAGGAGTAGATGTATGGGCTGCAGCTTGTATTTTTGCTGAACTGCTATTACGTCGACCATTTCTGCAG GGAAATAGCGATATCGATCAACTGGGAAAGATCTTTGCTGCTTTTGGGACACCAAAGCCATCTCAATGGCAAGATTTGGTATATCTTCCTGATTACGTGGAATATCAATATGTTCCTGGCCAACCTCTGCGTACATTATTTCCCATGGCTAGTGACGATGCCTTGGACCTTTTATCTAAGATGTTTACATATGATCCAAAATCAAGAATTTCAGCACAACATGCCCTAGAGCATCG GTATTTTTCTTCCATTCCTCCACCTACGGAACCTGCTTTGCTCCCGAGGCCTCCACCAAAGAGGGAGTCGGTCAATGCTAAGGTTTCAGACTTCAATGCCCAGGAGGGTCCAACTGTATTGTCTCCTCCAAGAAAGGTTAGAAGAGTGATGCCTCATCGTGAGGGATTTGATCTAAATGCTCACCACGTGGATAAAATGGATGTCCGTGGCAATGAGATAAGACCAACAACTGGAGAGAGGAGCGGACAGGCTCCGACATCGCTAGATTTCTCAGTTTTTGGAATGAGGCCACCTAATAGACCAACTATTAACAG TTCTGACAGATCACATCTGAAGAGGAAACTTGATCTTGAATTTCAAATACCTGAAGAAGACTAA